Proteins found in one Limanda limanda chromosome 18, fLimLim1.1, whole genome shotgun sequence genomic segment:
- the ppil6 gene encoding probable inactive peptidyl-prolyl cis-trans isomerase-like 6, whose product MPSQSHIEIVGLIKDSSFHVARCIAQGLKQKFPEAFQRPSIQALFELDWDQYLCEKKRELRGEVWEYSSSLMCFLDGSLLGDDKHFADWAKTNWDFALTRPPAYYEALTETHYTKVLQITEHQFVFMDIQIAGEAAGRLLFELFSDICPKTSENFKELCTGERGLSQSGFPLCYKGSLIHRVVPNGWVQGGDIYPGSKGDGGESVYGPTFEDESFAVPHSKRGTLGMANKGSHSNGSQFYITLEPANWMDRTYVAFGQVVEGADVLKRLEEIQTSNERPIYDCRVTECGVLKL is encoded by the exons ATGCCGTCTCAATCCCACATAGAGATCGTCGGCCTAATTAAAGACAGTTCTTTCCATGTGGCCAGATGTATTGCTCAG GGACTGAAGCAGAAGTTCCCAGAGGCGTTTCAGCGGCCAAGCATTCAAGCTCTGTTCGAGTTGGACTGGGACCAGTACCTGTGCGAGAAGAAAAGG GAGCTGCGTGGTGAGGTGTGGGAGTACTCCAGCAGCCTGATGTGCTTCCTGGACGGCAGTCTCCTAGGTGATGACAAGCATTTTGCAGACTGGGCAAAGACTAACTGGGATTTTGCTTTGACTCGGCCACCGGCTTATTACGAGGCTCTAACTGAGACGCACTACACCAAAGTCCTCCAGATCACCGAG CATCAGTTTGTCTTCATGGACATTCAGATAGCAGGAGAAGCAGCGGGGAGGTTGTTGTTTGAG cTGTTCTCAGATATATGTCCAAAGACTTCTGAGAACTTTAAGGAGCTGTGCACCGGAGAGCGAGGACTGTCACAGAGCGGCTTCCCACTGTGCTACAAGGGCTCTCTGATTCACCGGGTGGTGCCCAACGGCTGGGTGCAAGGTGGAG ATATTTATCCAGGAAGTAAAGGCGATGGAGGAGAATCAGTCTATGGACCAACTTTCGAAG ATGAAAGTTTTGCTGTTCCTCACTCGAAGCGAGGCACGCTAGGGATGGCCAATAAGGGTTCCCATAGCAACGGATCCCAGTTTTATATCACGCTGGAGCCAGCGAATTGGATGGACAGGACCTACGTCGCCTTTGG ACAAGTGGTGGAGGGTGCTGATGTCCTCAAGAGATTGGAGGAGATCCAGACTTCCAATGAAAGACCAATCTATGATTGTAGAGTTACAGAATGTGGAGTATTAAAACTCTAA
- the cd164 gene encoding sialomucin core protein 24: MSVKLLLFAAVVALSVAPAPAADSDPCSSLLTCATCTPSPDCLWVNCTTTPFFGCLNATNVTADCSNATCGAVEPSPAPKPSTVAPTVTTTVAPSPTSSHTPTTPITPVVPTTSISSSTAQPTTENGTVIVTTPSSNTSIPTTSASSNATSPSTTPVSPTPASQKNATFDAASFIGGIVLVLGLQAVIFFLYKFCKSKDRNYHTL, from the exons ATGTCCGTGAAGCTGCTGCTTTTCGCCGCAGTCGTGGCTCTCTCTGTCGCACCAGCCCCGGCGGCGGACTCCG ATCCATGTTCCAGCCTCCTGACATGTGCTACGTGCACACCCTCTCCAGACTGTCTCTGGGTCAACTGCACAACAACAC cATTTTTTGGCTGTCTCAATGCAACCAATGTGACAGCAGACTGCTCCAACGCTACCTGCGGAG CTGTGGAACCTTCTCCGGCACCCAAGCCTTCGACAGTCGCTCCGACAGTAACTACGACAGTCGCTCCATCTCCGACTTCTTCCCATACCCCTACAACCCCCATTACCCCTGTTGTCCCGACCACCTctatcagcagcagcactgctCAGCCCACCACAG AAAATGGAACCGTCATTGTCACCACTCCGAGCAGTAACACTTCCATCCCCACTACATCGGCCTCTTCAA ATGCAACCAGCCCAAGTACCACGCCGGTGTCCCCGACCCCGGCCTCACAAAAGAATGCCACCTTCGATGCCGCGAGCTTCATCGGCGGAATAGTGCTGGTGCTGGGCCTGCAGGCGGTGATCTTCTTCCTCTACAAATTCTGCAAGTCCAAGGACCGCAACTACCACACCCTTTGA